One genomic region from Acidobacteriota bacterium encodes:
- a CDS encoding PLP-dependent aminotransferase family protein, whose translation MEISIDRKSGEPIFRQIVREIQELILSESLPEGFLLPPERRLAAALGVNRSTILNAYRELKALGLVDAHVGRGTAVLGAPARIPNAAGVPWRQLFRESVARSHDPIIADLLALSERQDVISFSIGLPAPELLPLQIFAEYTAELIREIGAPLVLHCPTEGHTPLRETLAQWVATRGIRARATDVLVVSGSQQGLDLVARVFIDPGDVVIVEEPTYIGALQSFRVAGAKIIGIPVDEDGMRTDILASILERERPKLIYSLPTYQNPSGAVMSVERRRQLLELAARWHVPILEDDPYSELRYEGEPLPSLKALDEHDLVLYQSTFSKVLFPGLRIGYLVVPPVVLHQLALAKQGVDLHANSFSQFLLERFVRDGHFSTHIEKIKPAYRRRRDRMAVALTKDPSIGLEFSMPRGGFYIWCCLPDGVEHSALLANAAARGVVFLPGRACYPTEPTENCLRLNFSHASEDEIEKGIERFLEAVREARVWGRIKESNGAATAPVV comes from the coding sequence GTGGAGATCTCGATTGACCGAAAGAGCGGCGAACCGATCTTTCGACAGATCGTTCGGGAAATCCAGGAGCTCATCCTCTCCGAGTCGCTTCCGGAAGGTTTCCTGCTGCCACCCGAACGCAGACTTGCGGCTGCGCTCGGAGTGAATCGGAGCACGATTCTGAATGCTTACCGAGAGCTCAAGGCGCTTGGCCTGGTGGATGCACACGTAGGTCGAGGGACGGCCGTTCTCGGTGCACCGGCGCGGATCCCAAACGCCGCGGGTGTGCCCTGGCGCCAGCTCTTCCGCGAAAGCGTGGCACGGTCCCATGACCCGATCATTGCCGACCTCCTGGCCCTGTCTGAACGTCAAGACGTCATCTCGTTTTCAATCGGGTTGCCGGCACCGGAGCTGTTGCCGCTCCAGATATTTGCCGAGTACACCGCCGAGCTGATACGGGAGATCGGCGCTCCGCTGGTGCTCCACTGTCCGACCGAGGGACACACACCGCTGCGCGAGACCCTCGCCCAATGGGTGGCAACACGCGGCATCCGGGCACGGGCCACCGATGTGTTGGTGGTGTCCGGGTCACAGCAGGGTCTGGATCTGGTGGCGAGGGTGTTCATCGACCCTGGCGATGTCGTGATTGTCGAAGAGCCCACCTACATTGGCGCCCTCCAGTCCTTCCGAGTGGCTGGTGCGAAGATCATCGGCATTCCCGTCGACGAGGACGGGATGCGGACCGATATCCTCGCCTCGATTCTCGAGCGTGAGCGCCCCAAGCTCATATACTCCCTGCCCACCTACCAGAACCCGTCCGGAGCTGTCATGAGCGTCGAGCGGCGCCGCCAGCTGCTCGAGCTCGCGGCGAGATGGCATGTGCCAATTCTCGAAGACGATCCATATTCGGAGCTGCGTTACGAAGGGGAGCCGCTGCCGTCGCTCAAGGCACTCGACGAGCACGACCTCGTGCTCTATCAGAGCACCTTCTCGAAGGTGTTATTCCCCGGCCTCCGGATCGGATACCTGGTTGTGCCGCCGGTGGTTCTCCACCAGCTGGCCCTGGCCAAGCAGGGAGTGGACCTGCATGCGAACAGCTTCTCCCAGTTCCTGCTGGAACGCTTTGTGCGCGACGGCCACTTCTCGACCCATATCGAGAAGATAAAGCCAGCCTACCGAAGGCGCCGGGACCGGATGGCGGTGGCTCTCACGAAGGACCCATCGATTGGTCTCGAGTTCTCTATGCCGAGGGGCGGCTTCTATATCTGGTGTTGTCTGCCAGACGGAGTGGAACATTCCGCACTGCTGGCCAACGCTGCCGCACGCGGTGTCGTTTTCCTGCCCGGGCGCGCCTGTTACCCGACCGAACCGACGGAGAACTGCCTCCGCCTCAACTTCTCGCACGCATCGGAAGACGAAATTGAAAAGGGCATCGAGCGGTTCCTCGAAGCCGTACGTGAAGCCAGGGTATGGGGGCGGATCAAAGAGTCGAATGGGGCCGCTACAGCGCCGGTCGTCTGA